From Micromonospora echinospora:
CGCTGCGCTTCGAGGGCGCCGGCCTCACCTACCGTGAGCTCGACGGGCGGGCGAACCGGCTGGCCCGGCGGCTGCTCGCCGAGGGGGCCGGACCCGGCCGGCTGGTCGGTGTCGCGCTGCCCCGGTCGTTCGACCTGGTGATCGCCCTGTACGCGGTGCTCAAGACCGGCGCCGCCTATCTGCCGGTCGACCCCGAGTACCCGGCTACCCGGATAGCTCAGCTGATCGAGGACGCCGACCCGGTCTGCGTCCTCACCGAGGGCGCCGATCTGCCCGGCCCGGCGCTGCGGCTGGACTTGCTCGACCTGAGCGAGGTGCCCGCCCACCGGCTGACCACGGCCGAGCGGCGGCCCGCGACCACGGACGACACCGCCTACGTGATTTTCACCTCCGGCTCGACCGGCCGTCCGAAGGGCGTGGCGATCCCACACCGCGGCATCGTCAACCGCCTTCGGTGGATGCAGGACCGGTACGGCCTGCGCCCCGGCGAGCGCGTCGCCCAGAAGACCCCGGCCGGCTTCGACGTGTCGGTCTGGGAGTTCTTCTGGCCCTGCCTGGTCGGCGCCACACTGGTCATCGCCCGCCCGGACGGCCACCGCGAACCCGCCTACCTCGCCGCGCTGATCCGCGAGGAGCAGATCACCACGATCCACTTCGTGCCCTCGATGCTGGGCGAGTTCCTCCGCGAACCGGCGGTGGCGACCTGCACCGGGCTTCGCCGGGTCGTCTGCAGCGGTGAGGCGTTGCCGGTCGACCTCGAGCGGCGGTTCTTCGAACTGCTGCCCGACGTGGAGTTGCACAATCTGTACGGCCCGACCGAGGCCTCGGTGGACGTCACCGCGTGGGAATGCCGGAACGAGCCGGGTGCGGTCACCGTGCCGATCGGGGCGCCGATCGCCAACATCCGCGTCTATGCGCTGGACCGGCGGCTGCGTCCGGTCCCGCCCGGCGTGGTCGGCGAGCTCTACCTGGCCGGCGTCGGTCTCGCACACGGCTATGTCGGCCGGGCCGGGCTGACTGCCGAGAGGTTCGTCGCCTGCCCGTACGGCGCCCCCGGCGAGCGCATGTACCGCACCGGGGACCTGGTCCGCTGGCGGTCCGACGGCGTGCTCGAGTACCTCGGCCGCAGCGATCACCAGGTCAAGCTGCACGGGCAGCGGATCGAACCGGGCGAGATCGAGGCCGCGTTCGCCGCCTGCCTCGGAGTTTCCCAATCACTGGTGCTGGTGCGTGAGGACCGGCCCGGCGTCCAGCGGCTCGTCGCGTACGTGATCCCCGACCCCGGAAGCACCCTTGTCCCAGCGGACCTGCTGGCGGCGGTGGCCGCCGCGTTGCCGGAGCACATGGTCCCGTCCGCGGTGGTCCTGCTCGACGCGTTCCCGGTCACCCCGAACGGTAAGGTCGACCGGGCCGCGTTGCCGGCGCCGGAGCTGCCCCGCCCCGGGCGCGGGAAGGGCGACGCGCCCACGTCGGCGGCCGAGGCGGCGTTCGTGGACGCGTTCGCCACCGCGCTCGGGCAGGACCGGGCCGGGGCCGGCGACAGTTTCTTCGACCTGGGCGGCGACAGCATCCTCGCGATGCGGGTGGTGTCGCTGGCCCGGCGTGCCGGCTGGATGGTCACCGCCAAGGACGTGTTCCGGCTGCGCACCGCGGCGGCTCTGGCGGCGATCGCCCGGCCGGTCGACGGCGCGGTGGCCGAGACCGTGGCCGATGCGATCGGGCGCGCGCCCCTGCCTCCGATCGGGTCGGCCCTGCTCGCTCGCGGCGGCGAGATCCGCGGCTTCCACCAGGCGGTGGTGGTCGAGATGCCGCCCGGCATCGACGATTTGGTGCTCGCCGCCGCGCTGCGCGACGTGGTGAACCACCACCACGTGCTGCGGGCCCGGCTGCTGGCCGGGGACGGTGGCTTCGAGATCCCGCCGTCCGGGGACGCGGACATCCTGCTTCCCACGCCCGAGGACCGGTCCGCGTACGCCGCCGCGGAATCCGCCCGGCGGCGTCTCGACCCGGCACGAGGGATCAATTTCCTGGCCGTCCGCGCCGTCGACGACCGGCTCGTGCTCTGCGCGCACCACCTGGTCGTCGACGCGGTCTCCTGGCGGGTGCTGCTGCCCGACCTGGCCGCGGCGGTCGCCGCGCGGAGCCGGGGCTCGGTCCCCACGCTGGAACCGGTGCCGGTCTCGTACCGCACCTGGGCACTGCGCCAGGCCCGCGGGGCGGCGGCGGGAAAGTGGCGCGACGAGCTGTCGTACTGGCGATCGGTGCTCGCCGGCGGTGAGCCCGTCGCCGCCCACGGCGTGGCCGGCGACGCGCGGCATGGCGAGATCACCGTGCCGGCGGACGTGGTCGAGCGGCTCGAGCGGGTGGCCGGGAAGTTCCATGCCCGGCTCGACGACCTGCTGATCACCGCGCTCTCCCGGGTGCTGACCGAGGACACGGCGTTGATCGACGTGGAGGGCCACGGCCGCCACGCCGACGTCGACCTGTCCCGCACCGTGGGCTGGCTGACCAGCGTGCACCCGGTCCGGGTGCGGGGTGCGGGCACCGACCTCCGGGCCGCCGTGCTGCGGGTGAAGGAGCAGCTGCGCGAGGCGCCGCGGGACGGGGCCTCGTACGGGGCGTTGCGCCCGCAACTCGCCGCACTCGGTACGCCGCCGGTCCTGTTCAACTATCTCGGCGACGTCGGCGGATCGGTCGCCGGGGCCTGGCCGGTGGTGACCACCGAGGCGCTTCCGCCGGGGACCGACCCGGGCATGCCGCTCGGCTACCGTGCCGAGGTGCACGTCCAGGCCCGCCCGACCGAGCGGGGGACCATCCTGCACGCGCTGTGGATCACCGCAGGCGGGGGCGCTGCGCCGGCCGGGCGATGGCGGGACGAACTGGTCGGGCTCGCCGGGTTGGCCGGCCCGGACGTCGTGGGCGGGCGCACCCCGTCCGACCTGCCGCTGGCGGCGCTGTCCCAGGCGGAGGTCGAGCGGCTGGAGTCGCTCGTGCCGGATCTGGCCGACGTCATGACGATGACTCCGCTGCAGGAGGGTTTCCTGTTCCACGCCGCGGAGGCCCGCGACGGCGGCACCTCCGACGTCTACACCACGCAGGTGCGGCTCGATCTGTCCGGGAACGTGGACCCGGCATCGATCCGGGCGGCCGGTCAGCGGCTGGTCGAACGCCATTCCGCGCTGCGTACGGGTTTCCATCAGCTCGACCGTGGCGTCGCGGTCCAGATCGTACGGTCCGGTGGTGTGCCGCGGTGGCGGGAGGCGGACCTCAGCGCGCTGCCCGGCGACGAGCGGGCGGCCGCCGCCGACCGCCTGGTCGCCGCCGAGCGTGGCGCCTTCGACCTGGACCGCCCACCGCTGCTGAGGCTGGCCCTGCTGCGGCTCGGGCCGGACGCGTGGCGGCTGGCGATCACCGGCCACCACATCGCGTTCGACGGTTGGTCGCTGCCGATTCTGGTGCGGGAGCTGCGGGAGCTGTGGGCGGATCCGGGGGTGTACGCGGGAGCCGCCGCGCCCTCGCATCGCGCGCACGTCGAGTGGCTGGCCGCCCGGGACACGGACGTCGCGGAACGGGCCTGGGCCGACAACCTGCGCGGCCTGCCCGGCCCGTTGCTGATCGCGCCGGAGAAGCCGGGTGCGGCCGGGACGGCCCAGCGCCAGCTCGGCCGCGACCTGACCGGTGACGTCGTACGCCGACTGCTTGACGCGCTACGCCCGCTGGGCGTCACGCTCAACACCGCGGTCGAGTTCGCCTGGGCGATGGTGCTGGCGCGGGCCTCGGGCCGGGACGACGTGGTGTTCGGCACGACCGTGTCGGGACGGCCCGCGGACCTGCCCGGCGCCGACCGGATGGTCGGGCTGTTCGTGAACACCGTGCCGGTACGGGTGCGGCTCGACCTCGGGCAGTCCCTCGGGCAGGCCCTGGCGTGGTTGCAGGCCGAGCAGACCGAGCTATTCGACCACCAGCACCTCGGGTTGGGTCGGATCCACCGGCTGACCGGCTGCACGCAGCTCTTCGACACCACGACGATGCTGGTCAACTACCCCTTCGACCTGGAGTCGCTCTCCGTGCCGGACGGCGCTGGCATCCGGGTCACCGGTCTCGGCCTCGACGACGCCACGCACTACCCGTTGCGGCTGGTCGCGGTCCCCGGGGCGGACGACGGGCTCACCGTGCGCCTCGGGTACCGGCCCGACCTGGTCACGATCGCCGAGGCCGAGGCACACCTGGACCGGATGGTGCTGGCGTTGGCGAGCCTGTCCGCCGGCCCCGATCTGGCGGTCGGAGAGATCGACCTGCTCACCGCCGCCGAGCGGGAGTCGGTCGTGACGCGGTGGGGCGGCTACTGACCGGCAGGCTCAGCGATTACTAACACCTGTCAGAACTCGTTGACGCACCCTCGGTGGGTGTGCGAAGCTTTGCGTGCGCCGGAAAGAGGTCACGCGGATGGATGTCACAGGTGATGACCTGCTCAAGATGTTGACGGCGCTGAACAATCAACACCGTCTCAGGATCGTGGGGATGCTCTCCAGCGAGCGGGACTACGTCAGTCGGCTGGCTGTGCGATTGGGCATGAGTCGGCCGCTGCTGCACATGCACCTCGCTCGGCTGGAGGCCGCGGGTCTCATCGAGGGAAGTCTCGAGCTGTCCCCGGGCGGTAAGGCGATGAAGTTCTTCGAGGTCACGCCGTTCGCACTGCATCTGACACCGCAGACGGTGGCGGAAGCGGTGAAGACGCTGACCGACGACCGGCGCGGCGAGAACGACGCAGAGCAGTGAGGGTGAGGGTGAGTGCGGTGGGTTCCACGAGCGACGACTGGGTGGGCGTACTGGCTGCAGCCGGCATCTTCGTCGTTCTCATCGTGATCGTGTGGCAGGTCGCCGCCACGTGGCGGGCACGTCTGGCCGCGGCACGGGAGAAGCAGTACCAGGAGCTCGCCGAGAAGTGCGCGCGCCTGCTGGAGGAGAACGCCGAGCTGCAGCGGCGTACGGTCGCCGAACTCACCCACGTCCGGGAGGCGACCGCGGCGATGGAGAAGATGATGCGTGAGGTCGGCTGACACCAAAAATATAGGCCTCATGGACACAGTGGAGCCCTGCGGATCACCCCCGTACCCAGGGCTCCACTGTCATGAGATGAGACACCTATGCAGTTACCGTTGTCGGCCGCCCAGACGGGCATCTGGCTCGGGCACGAACTCGACCCGAGCGGTCACGCCTACAACGTGGCCGAGTACACCGAGGTGGACGGTGACCTGGACCAGGACGCCTTCGAGCAGGCCTGGTCCCGGGTCCTGGAGGAGGCGCCGACCTTCAAGGTGATCGCGGTCCGCCGCGACGACCGCGGTGAACTCTGCCAGATCATCGACGACGCGCCGGCCCGGATCACCCGGGTCGACTTCCGTGCCGAGGCCGAACCCGAGGCGGCGGCCCACCGTTGGGTCCGGGAGGACCTGGATCGACCCGTCCACCTCGAGGCCGGCGGCCTGTTCACGTTCGCGCTGCTGCGGGTCGGCGACCGGCGTTTCTGGTACTACGGGCGCGGACACCACATCGCCTGCGACGGCTACGCCGCCGCGTTGCTGCTCCGCAAGATCGGCGCTTACTACACTGAGATCGTGACCGGCGAGCCGGTCGCCGACGCGCCGGCGGTCGCTGCGCCGCTGGCGGAGACGCTGGTGGCCGACGCCGAGTATCGGGCGGGCCCCGACTTCCAGGAGGACCTGCGGTTCTGGACGGAGCATGCGGCCACGGCCAGCCCGGTCAGGCTCAGCGACCACTGGGCCGTTCGTGGC
This genomic window contains:
- a CDS encoding non-ribosomal peptide synthetase yields the protein MTGAPRLPDAIEAALPLTPLQEGLLLHAVQDQDDGAGQGGIDVYTTQLRLDLAGELDAARLRSAADQLIARHGALRAAFHHRGLKRPVQLIHREVPAAWSEHDLTGAPPAAREDEATRIADAERAAGFAPHRPPLLRFTLLRLAPGRHRLVLTVHHLIWDGWSVPLALGELFTSYVAGPSGALPPAPQFRDFLAWLRAQPTAPAEKAWTATLAGLEAPTLYAPHAASLPAVRQREVRVVLPAELADRLADQGRRHGYTLGTVVQFGWGVLLSRLLNTDDVIFGTTVSGRPPVLAGADRIIGLLLNTVPVRLRLHGDETAVACLVRLQAEQADLIEHHHTPLAAVQRAAGHPALFDTTTVFQNFPLDHQAVTGPLVAAGVRITGVRIEDSTHYPLRLAVTAGDGLELRLGHRPDVIPEREAASLLDRLGRVLAGVASDPDVAVNDLDLLGADERADVLHRWNDTAGEVPDGTLISMFEAQVDRTPDAPALRFEGAGLTYRELDGRANRLARRLLAEGAGPGRLVGVALPRSFDLVIALYAVLKTGAAYLPVDPEYPATRIAQLIEDADPVCVLTEGADLPGPALRLDLLDLSEVPAHRLTTAERRPATTDDTAYVIFTSGSTGRPKGVAIPHRGIVNRLRWMQDRYGLRPGERVAQKTPAGFDVSVWEFFWPCLVGATLVIARPDGHREPAYLAALIREEQITTIHFVPSMLGEFLREPAVATCTGLRRVVCSGEALPVDLERRFFELLPDVELHNLYGPTEASVDVTAWECRNEPGAVTVPIGAPIANIRVYALDRRLRPVPPGVVGELYLAGVGLAHGYVGRAGLTAERFVACPYGAPGERMYRTGDLVRWRSDGVLEYLGRSDHQVKLHGQRIEPGEIEAAFAACLGVSQSLVLVREDRPGVQRLVAYVIPDPGSTLVPADLLAAVAAALPEHMVPSAVVLLDAFPVTPNGKVDRAALPAPELPRPGRGKGDAPTSAAEAAFVDAFATALGQDRAGAGDSFFDLGGDSILAMRVVSLARRAGWMVTAKDVFRLRTAAALAAIARPVDGAVAETVADAIGRAPLPPIGSALLARGGEIRGFHQAVVVEMPPGIDDLVLAAALRDVVNHHHVLRARLLAGDGGFEIPPSGDADILLPTPEDRSAYAAAESARRRLDPARGINFLAVRAVDDRLVLCAHHLVVDAVSWRVLLPDLAAAVAARSRGSVPTLEPVPVSYRTWALRQARGAAAGKWRDELSYWRSVLAGGEPVAAHGVAGDARHGEITVPADVVERLERVAGKFHARLDDLLITALSRVLTEDTALIDVEGHGRHADVDLSRTVGWLTSVHPVRVRGAGTDLRAAVLRVKEQLREAPRDGASYGALRPQLAALGTPPVLFNYLGDVGGSVAGAWPVVTTEALPPGTDPGMPLGYRAEVHVQARPTERGTILHALWITAGGGAAPAGRWRDELVGLAGLAGPDVVGGRTPSDLPLAALSQAEVERLESLVPDLADVMTMTPLQEGFLFHAAEARDGGTSDVYTTQVRLDLSGNVDPASIRAAGQRLVERHSALRTGFHQLDRGVAVQIVRSGGVPRWREADLSALPGDERAAAADRLVAAERGAFDLDRPPLLRLALLRLGPDAWRLAITGHHIAFDGWSLPILVRELRELWADPGVYAGAAAPSHRAHVEWLAARDTDVAERAWADNLRGLPGPLLIAPEKPGAAGTAQRQLGRDLTGDVVRRLLDALRPLGVTLNTAVEFAWAMVLARASGRDDVVFGTTVSGRPADLPGADRMVGLFVNTVPVRVRLDLGQSLGQALAWLQAEQTELFDHQHLGLGRIHRLTGCTQLFDTTTMLVNYPFDLESLSVPDGAGIRVTGLGLDDATHYPLRLVAVPGADDGLTVRLGYRPDLVTIAEAEAHLDRMVLALASLSAGPDLAVGEIDLLTAAERESVVTRWGGY
- a CDS encoding ArsR/SmtB family transcription factor — encoded protein: MDVTGDDLLKMLTALNNQHRLRIVGMLSSERDYVSRLAVRLGMSRPLLHMHLARLEAAGLIEGSLELSPGGKAMKFFEVTPFALHLTPQTVAEAVKTLTDDRRGENDAEQ